The DNA window CGGTACGACAAAGAAGGATGATGCTGGCAACAGTAATGCAGTAGTTTCTTTGGCAGTGCGTGACGGGAATGGAACAGCAAAGCGTATTGATACAGAAGGTACAGGGAAAAATACCTATATCGGACAGTTAGGCAATTATAAAAATGGAAATACAAGATACTACTACAATCTGGACAGTTACAGGAAGAATAATCCGACTTTGAATTTGGACAGTGTCACATCACCGGAAGATATGGTGCTCTGGAGTGCCGCACAGTATGCGGCAGTAAATATCAGAGGCTATTTCAGGCAGGGAAAGCGGACAGATGTCACGATCTCCGGCTCAATTGACCTGACTGGATATTCCTACTATCCGGTGACACCGCTGGGAGCAGTGAATCTTGGAACGAATCAGACGCCGACCAGTCTGAATTTTGATTATGATGGCATGAATGCACAAGAGACGAAAAGTAAGAATAAACCGCTGTCAGATTCTGACCATCAACATTATTTGATGCAGCATGGATTATTTTATCATACCACTCACAATATAGCGGTAAAGAATACTTCTTTTTCGGGAACGGTAGGAAAGGAAAGTACAGCAGAGACCGGTTCCTACAGTTCCGGTGCATTGATTTATGGAAGCGTAATCGGTGATCCGGTCGGCGATATCGTTGAAATCAGCCTGAATAATGTGACACTGGCTGGAATTCGTGTGACAGAGATAACAAAAGATGGCGCAGCTTATGCACCGCTTCTGATTAATCGTATGGATCAGGCAGTCAAATTAACTGTAAATGCGCTTTCTACAGGAGAAGGTTATACGACAGGAGAAGGATCCGGTAAGACAACAGCTTATGCAGCAAGCAGTCTGATCGGTAAAGTCGGCAGTGCGACGGCAACGAAGCTGACTCTTTCATTTTCCAATATTGCACTGGATGGACGTCTGAAAGAGGATGCATCGAAGTCTACATCCGTTTATAACAATGGGAATGTGCCGGTTGACTATCATACAACCCATACAATATTTACCAGGGCAACTCTTTTAGAATCCTTTATGTATTCTTCAGAAGGTACCGGTACGTATAATTTCAATAGTACGGATGATAAGGTCACTTACGGTGTAGAATTGACGAATACAGGAACAAACGGACGTAATCCGGATAAACAGTATCAATATTATGACGGTGACAGCTATATCACAGATGAACAGGGGAAAAATGCCAATGAAGCATATGTGAAATCAAGATATGGCAGCTCGAATTTTATTCGCTATGTCCATACACAGCAGAATATTACAGAGAGCAAGTATGAGCTGGATATTAATCAGAAGACAACCGGTCTTCTGAAGGGATGTGGAACGTATGGAGATCCGTATATTATTGAAGATGCGCATCAGCTGAGCTCACTGGCAGCCTATATTCTGAATCCGGGCAGTGTTTCAAAATTCCAGGCAATTTTCAATTCAAAAGTATTGGAAAATCAGACACAGACTGCAGAAGGGTATCATCTCCAAAATGGTGCGACCAGTGATGCAACAGGAACAGATATTGCTTACACCTGGGAGAACGAAGCCTGGAAGAACGAGAATGGGGATGCAGCTGATACGGAAAAAGCAACGAATTATCTGCTGAATGCATATTATAAGATTGATAAGAATATTACTTTGTCAGCAGAAAGATTTGGCGGACTAGGTACGAAAGAGAATCCGTTCAGCGGAGTCATTGTAGGTGCCTCTCAGAATATTACAGTTGCCTTAACGGGAACTAATGAGAATAAAGACAGCTTTGGAGGTCTGATTGCATATAGTCGGGGAAGTGTCGTAAAGGATCTGATCGTGGATTATTCACGGGCAACGATCACCATGCAGGCGGGAAGTCTTCCGGGGACCAGAAGAAATCCGTTTTTTGGCGGTGTAGTTGGTTACTGCATGGGCGGGGATACAATCATTGATCATGTGTCAGTAAATTATGTTAAAAATTCCGTGACGTTCAGTGGAACTTATCCACAGATGATCGCAGCAGGCGGCTATGTAGGTCTGGTCGGCGGTGCAACCCATGTCACAGAAGACACGGACTACGAAAAGACCGGTGGCGGCGTGGTATTTAGAAATATGGATGGAACATCCAATACCTTTACGGTTGCGTGCACAGCTGCGGCAGCGGCCAATAAAACAGTGAATATGGTAAAGAAAGATGGCACAGTCGATGGAAAAACAGCGTCAGATGGCGGAAATTATTTTTACCGTAATCCTTATGTGGGACGCGTACTGGATGGCTATGCCTGTGCGGAAGGATGCACTGTAAATAACACGGATAAAAACTATACCATTCCGACTTTGACAGCAGGAACAAATGACCTTCAGGTAAGCGAAGCAAGTGGAAGCCTGAATGTTACTGTAACCTCTGCCCAGGGATTGTGGCTGCTTTCCGCGATTGTAAATAGCGGCGCAGGGGCGATGGACTCAGGTGGCAGTTACACCGATGTGGACAAAGTCGTAGATGCTTATCAATATGGTAAACCACGTACTGCATCCTATGAAGGAATTGGAACAGCGACAGGTGCTGCGAATCTTACAGATGAAGCTTATTGTGGCGGAGTTGCAAGTGCTGCAGGCAGCGATACGGCAAAGAATCGCGTGTCCTATCTGGTGAAGAATTATACCACAGGAACAGTGGCGGCTCGTTTGGCAGGAAAAAGCAGTACAGCTGTCAATAATCCGGTCAGTCTTACCTTTAAGGCAAACAGCATTGATATGAGCAGCTACAGAAATGGTTTCCGGGGAATTGGTTCCAGCTATGGAAATAATAAGCATGTTTGGAGCAATGACTGCAGTATTCCTGAAGTATATCGCCGCAATCTGTTGATTAAGAGTATAAATGCTGATCAGGCAGCAGACACGGTGATTACGTTAAATATGAATCAGAATGATTATCATACGGAATACAGCGATGGTGCGTGGCGAAATCAGGGTGCCGGACTGTTTGTGGATTTTCACTTTACAGATAGATGTAAGGTAAAACATCTTAAGATATCAGGAAACATTAAGCTTGGATTATTTGATACAAATACAAATAGTAATTTAATGTGTGTGACAAGAAGATCAAATCCGGAAGTTCATATTGGTGTGGGCGGTTTTGCTGCAAGAACGGCCAATTCCGCTGGTACGGTATCCTTTGATGGTCTTCATCTGGAATACATAAACGTGTATGGGGGGACTATGACGGGTGGAGCCATTGGGTATATCGATGGATATAAGAATGCAGCAAGGAATGTATCCTTTACCAACTGGACAATTCAGAACGAAAATGTAACAAATTGGGTTAATAACGATGGAAGTACAGGTGGATTAGTAGGCTGGAATATAGGGTATGGTCAGTTGACGATTACCGGAAATGAAGGCGGTTCTGAAAATGTGAAAAATGTGAAAAATGTGAATCGGTTATCGGTTACTACACATGCGGAAAGCTTTTATACAGCTGCTGCAGGTGGTCTTGTGGGCGCAAATGATTTCAGTTCCGTAAAAGTAGAGAATGTAAGCGCACAGAATTTGAGTGTTTCAGGCAAGAATCTGCGAGATCTTGGTGGTTTGCTGGCATCAGGAAGAAAAGGTGGTACGTTCGAAGTGAAGAAATGTTCCCTTACTTCTATGAAGATTACGCTAGAGATTAATTCCAACCAGAAATCTTCAAGTGCCTGCACGGGAGGAATTATCGGATATCACGAAGGACCACTGACGATTTCAGAAGTAGTGATTACGTCGGATTCGGTCATCAATGGTCAGCAATTTACTGGTGGTTTCGTAGGCTACTCAGCTGTCGATGTGACGATTCGTGACAGCAGTGAAGAGAATCTCAATATTAAGACAGATATGAACTGGATCGGTGGATTTATTGGATATGTCAACCCGAACAGAACAGCCACATTCCGAAATTGTCAGGAAAAAAATGTGAACATTCTTGGACGATATACAGGTGGTCTTGTCGGAGCTATGGATGGCAGTATACAGGCATCGAATATGGAATTTTATAACGTGACTGGAGTAACTTATAATAAGGATAATGGATACGCAGCATTGTTAGTTGGTAATACGGAAAACAATACTAAGAATCCGTACACTAACAAAGTCAATGGATATAATCTGTTAGCAAAGAATTGTAAATTTGGTTATAATAACAAAGCAAAGATAGACGAGTTATCGACTGCAAGTATCCAAACAATAAATACGTCAGGTTTTTGGATTGGTAAAGTCGGCGTAAATGGCAAAATCAATCTGGTAGCGGTTGCAGTTCAGGGGGATGTCTTTCCGCAGAAGGATATCGGTACAAAAAATGGAACTGCTGCGATTGTTTATGCAGATGCATCCGTGGATCAGACTTATCAGCCGATCAATTCCACAGACAAACCATCTTCATCTGCCAGCCCATGGCTGGATGTTAATCCGAAGAGCAGTGTACCTTTTGTTGACGGCACAGTTATGACCGGTAATGGTGTCGGAATGCAAGAAGGCAGTACAACAGCCAATGCTATTTTAAGGGGCTTACAGGCAGGGACACCTGCTTCTGATGTTTATTGGAATTTACTGGAGAATAAAGCAGAATTTGTGAATTTCTTAGATACGGCCAATGATGCCTACATGACGACGTACAGGAAAGAAGAAAGCGCAACTACCAACGTGAGCGAGAACGTTGATTTCCCGGTACTTGTGGTAAATAACACCGCAGATGTGGATACGATGATCTGGAATTACATAGCTGCCATGACGAATGTCGGCAGCGGAGCAGATGCAAAACAACAGATCCAGAGCATTACCGCAACAACTTATCAGTGGGATGCCACAAAGAGTTCTTTCGAAGCAAAGAGCGAAGAAAATGCGAGCTTAAGTATTAGTAAGGAGAAGAAAATCAGCATCGTTCCGAATGCCTACGACAATCAGAACAGCCAATTTACATTGCTGGATGTCACTTATGCAAATCCGACCAATGATAAAGCAGAGCCATTTCATTTGTACATACCGGTGCTGGTGAAAAAGGTGCTCTATATCAGCTTCAAGACAAGATTCCTTGCTGGAACTGATTACTGTGCAGCAGATTATCCAATGAATGATGAAGCAACCAATCACTATGCAACGGCTGGCTTTGATGAACCACTGACTGCTTACATAGAATACAGCTATGAGAAAGATACAAACTGGCAGTCGATGCTGGATAATGGAGAGAATCTGCTTTGGTCTTACGACAAAATCATGGATCTGGCATCGGGGAGTACGGCGGAAGCCGGGAAGGCTTTGCTGCCGTCCGGAACACGTCTGACACTGGTAGACAGGCAGACGAAGCAGTATTATACCTATACGACAACTGGTACAGAAGATCTGCATAAATTTGATTTTGCACAGATGACGACAGCAGATGGACAGACTGCATTTCGTCCGGTCTATATCTGCGACTTACTTAACATGAAGGTTTCAGATCCGGTTACGGATGAGGCAGAAGGAACAACGTATTATGTAATAGAAAATGATCCGGCTAAAGCAACAGTCAGAGTAGGAACGACCTATTACCGCAGAGCAGAAGAGAACGATAAGGATGCCAGCAAGTATCGTATAACGATCACGGAAGCATCCAAATCAGAAGCTCGAAGTGAGGGATATTATCTGACTGTTCAGGTTCCGGAAACAGCAGGATATTCCGTTATCAACAATCGGTTAAATTATGGAGCAATTTCCCGTAAAGAAGGAACACTTCCGGCTAAAATTACGTCAGATGAAAGGAAGTCCGGATCCGGCTATGTGGTATACAATGGCGTTGAGCAGAAATTTACGGTTTCCACGACTCGTGTTCATAATGGAAGTGAGATGAATGATACGGTCATGGAAAATGGAGACAGTGTAAAAATAAAATTGCAAAGTACATTGAAGCTGACAGAAGCAGGAAAAGATCGATTTGATAAAGTCGGTCCGTCTGAATTTTATCACAGATTTGATGTCAGTCTGAAAAAATACCTGAAGGAACTAAACGGTGGTGAATATGATGTGATTGGTACGGAGAATGTATCTTATACATATACGCTGACAGGCAATGGATTAAATGTTAAGAAAGAAGATAAGTGCCAGAACGTAGCGGGACTTGATACATTAACGCTGCAATACGGAGGCAGTGACATGAAAAAATCGCTGGAGAAGGCGAAGGACGATAACACAGCAGTAACAGTTACGGCGGAAATCACACTTACCTATACGTCATCCGATCATTTTCCAGAGCGGGATACATCAAATAGCAACGACAATAGTGGTATATCAGTTATGGCCGTTTCACGTATTGCAAATACGGACAATCAGCTGCCGATTACTACGAATAAACGCACACAAGAGGATACCAAACGCTATTATACGGAGAATCCATCCAGAGCCATTCTGGAGTATTTTGCAATCGCAGGGATTAGTGATGCTACGCGCCAGCTTGGAATTAATCCGAGCGATGCGGTAAATTCTTCTGATACGATTGAAACGAGGGCAAAGTATGATTATTCCAGTGTGGATTCCGAGGTCCTTAAGAAGGCGGCAAAGATTCAGTATACGCTGGAACTGTTCCAAAAGAATCAGGACGGAACTTATGCAGAGAATCCGTTAGAGATTGGAGAATATCTTATGTCTGTGCGTATGGAAGCTGCCGGGGAGCCCTCCTCTTCACCAGAAAAATCATGCCAGTGGACGAAGTCATTTGTCCCAATTGAGGATAAGCAGGAATTTGCTTATATTGATTTTACGCCGCTTACTGGAGAAGCATTTGAAGCAAAGGAACATACATATGCCAACTATAAGGTGCGCCTGACAGCCGTGCTGCTTGATCAGGATGATAAGGAAATTGATGGTACAAAAGCGTCGGATTACGTTATCTATACGAACGCGCGCATTTATCAGCAGATTATGGAAACAATGCAGGGCGCAGAAGCCGGAAATAAATGATGCTGACAGAAGAGCAGAAACGAGGTGAGAGGATGCAGGGAAAAAAAAAGGAAGGACTGACCCCGGAGGAATACCGGCAGCAGGCCAGGGATGAGATAAGTAAGGTCAAAAATGAGTGGAAGGTTTTTCTTAGGACAGGTATCATTATGTCTGCTGCGCTGATTGTGATTATTATTGCCTGCATTGCATGGTTTGTCAGTAATAATAAGGTGACGATATCAACGACAAGGGTTCAGTCTGCAGGCAGTGAGTTTGAGCTTGCTGCCGCAGCCAAACCAAATAGTGAAACTTCCGCAGGCGTGTATGATAAGCTGCTGGATGTACCGAAAGGAACTAAAAGCAGCATCAAAAACCAGAACTTTCTGGCAACGGATGGCAGCAATACCTCAATCACCTGGGCAATTACCGATGACAGCAATATGAACAATAATACAGAAGCTGGAATTGAGCCTGGTGCCAGTGGGAAAATGACATTCTATATCATTTCGCATAAGGAGGGACCACTGAGCGTGACACTGGATCTGACGCTGACCGGCTATACGGAAGAGGAAACAGCGGCGACATCATCAAATTTGCAAGAGGCAGATACGAAGGCACAGCAGTTACTGGAGGGTCATGTCCTTCTGTTTGCAGGCTATGATTCCGATGCACGTTCTTATAAGGGCTGGATTTCCAAAGATGCCGGTCCCTGGTCGATGACTTTGGACTCCGAAGGCGTTGTATTATCCAGAGATAAAAATGGAAAACTGATCTGGTCTGTTCAAAATGCGAAAAAAGATACGGCCTATCCGGTTACACTTTACTGGGTATGGCCGGAAATGCTTGGCTCTTATCTGGTGAAGGATCAAAGCAGCATTGGAAAACGACCGATTTTATTTCCGGAGGATTGGAAGGATGGATCGAATCATCTTACAGAGCTTCCGGAAACATTATTTAAGACCATGTGCAGTTCAGAGGATAATCGATATTTTTACTGGAAAGAGAGTGAAGATTTTAAAGGAACGGTTACAGCAGAGAAACTGAACCAGATGCGAACAGATTTCAATCCGGTCATGTACGGAACACTTGCTGTTTATTATAATCAGGCAGATGAGCATCTGGGCAGCAACGCCCGTTTTATAAAACTGAAGCTGGACGCACAGTGAGCAAGTCGTGAAGCTGGGCTCTGTCAGCAGAGCAGCAGGGATGTATTGCGAATGTCCGCTTTACGCAAAAGCAGACAGAGTCTATTTTACAAGGAGGGAACAGGCAGATGAGCCAGCCGGCAGAAGAACAGCAGGAGCACAGGAAACAAAAGAAGGACTGGAAGCAGGAAAGACGAAAAAGACGGGCTATATGGGCAGTGGTATTGACGGCACTTGCCCTTCTGGCAGTTCCGGTTCTTGCATGGCTGTACATGCAAAGAAGTATGGAAACTATCACAGAGATAAAGAAACCAGATATACTGAGTATCAAAGCCGGAGATATGCAGGATATAGAGCAGCTGGAGCTTGGCACGATCGATGTCTCCGGGGATCAGAAAACAAAAGATGTGGTGTTTTGTGTATACAGTGCGGAAGCGAGAAAAAGCTATTATCTGCAGCTTGCGCATACTACAAATATTGGCTTTACGTATTCCATCTATAAGACATCATCGCCGACCCAAGACGGTGATATTACGTATCTTGGCAAACAATATAAAAAAGGTGAATCGCTGCCGGGAGATTATCTGAATCTGGCTACGGATGGAAAGCACGCCACGAACGCCTATCACAATAATACGTATGGAGAGTACAAGAATGTGCAACAGGCTGCAGAGCCCCTTTACTGGAAATCAAATGTGCAGGAAACGCTTCCGAAGAAGAAGGATGCGAGTGGGGAGTTTTATGTAAATTATTATATTTTGCACATTTCCTGGGATGAAACAGTGCAGAACAACAAGGAAACGGACATGATATATCTCATGGCGGGCTGATATGTCTTTAACTGACAAACTAAACTTAATTCCTGACAATGCAAGTTGAAATAAAAATCCCCGCTCTGAAAGCCTTACGAAAGCTGATCTTACAATCATTAAGCAGATGTTCTTATGAGATTATAGCCTTAAAAAGCAGCGCTATTCAGTAAGTAATGTTGTCATGGTATGTGTTGCCGCTGTAGAGCGTGTCTGAAAAATCATTTCCGCAATCTGCAAGCCCCACTTTGCGGTATATTTTACCCTCATTCGGTTGCCGTAGCCCGCTACGCCGCCCTCATTCGGATAAAATCTCCCACAAACTGAGACTCGCAGCTCACGAAAAGCCTTTTTCAGACACGCTCTAGCGCTGGGTCAAGTACACATGCTTGGTTTGTAAGTAATAATACGGTTAAAGGAACAACCACAAATATCAGTGCACAGTCAAATGCAGCATTTATGGCAATTGATAAGACTGTGACATCTGATAAGCCTGGTTTTGAGGATTTCTCGAAGAAGAAGTACACATCTGTATATCTTTCGGATCTGCTTCCGCTGAAAGTGGATGATAATGCTTCAAATGGTACACTGAAAAAGGTTCTATCCAAAGAAAATGCCACGATCAGAATCTGGAACGGTAAAGAGTACGACTATTACGGTCCAAAAGTTCTGATGATCCGGAAAATACAAAGTACTATACGCTGGTTATTGACGGAAAAACCGGAACAGATGATTATTTACGCGAACAATGAGACATTCGCAGAGCGTGTTTCTTATTACTACAAATTTAGAGCAACACTTCCCGAAATACCTCTAACAACTTTTCATTCTGCTCCGGCAGCATCACGCAAAACCTCACAAAATGATCATCCAAAAACGGAAACGTAGAACAATCCCGGATCATCAGTCCCTTTCGGATACAGTGATCAAACAGATCCTGAGAAGTCACGCCCGGCTTGCGGATCTTCATCAGAATAAAATTCGCCGAAGGCTCATACACCGTCACACTGTCCCAGCCGGACAACTCCTGAAACAGCCGGTCACGCTCGCCACAGATCAGTTCTCTGGTATGACGGATATATTCCTCATCCGGAAACATCAGCCGTCCGGCAATCTCCGCCAGCGAATTGATCGTCCACGGATTCTTTCGCGTATTGATCGACTTGATCAGATCCTGATTTCCCGTTACCGCATATCCCAGACGCAGTCCCGGAGCCGCGAAAAACTTCGAAGTACCGCGAAGAATGATCAGATTCGTATAATAATTCGTCAGCGGAATACTCGTCACTTCTTTCTCCTCCGGCGCAAACTCCACATACGTCTCATCGACCATCACGAAAATTCCATATTGCAGACAGGCATCGAGGATCCGGCGCATCT is part of the Blautia faecicola genome and encodes:
- a CDS encoding pyridoxal phosphate-dependent aminotransferase, which encodes MIKHKDHFHGSDLEAIEKYYHIKKEDIVSFSANVNPLGISYQLRSTLADNLDAITTYPDREYTALRTCIATYAGTQPENVIVGNGSTELISLFIQTKHPKKALVLGPTYSEYEREIALGGGTTLYYPLKEENGFHMDVEDFCKHLSDQLELLVLCNPNNPTSTAITCSQMRRILDACLQYGIFVMVDETYVEFAPEEKEVTSIPLTNYYTNLIILRGTSKFFAAPGLRLGYAVTGNQDLIKSINTRKNPWTINSLAEIAGRLMFPDEEYIRHTRELICGERDRLFQELSGWDSVTVYEPSANFILMKIRKPGVTSQDLFDHCIRKGLMIRDCSTFPFLDDHFVRFCVMLPEQNEKLLEVFREVLL